TATCGCGATCGTGACGGCGCTGTTCGTGGGGACGATCGGCGCGGCGGCACTGGGTCTCGTCGGGAGCCCGTCGGTCGTCGGCGTCGAGAACACGTTCGGCCCCGTCACGGCAGAGGAGACGACCGTCGAGAGCGACCTAATCGTCGAGAACCCGAACCCGATCGGCCTCGGGTCCGGCGATCTCACCCTCGAGTACGGGATCCGGATGAACGAGATCTCGATGGCGAGCGGGAGCAGGGAGGGACTGGGGCTGGAGCGGGGAACGACGATCACCGAGTTCGAGACGTCCCTCGAGAACGAGCGGATCCCCGAGTGGTGGGTCTCGCACGTCGAGGCGGGCGAACGGACGACGCTCTCGATACACGCCGACGTCTACTCCTCGCGCCTCGACCGCTCGGCGGGGACGCCGACGGTCGAGCGGGAGATCGAGACGGATCTCATCGGGTCGTTCGACTCGACCGAGCCGCGGCCGGTCGAGGCAGACAGCCCGCTCCTCTCCGACCCGGTCGCCTACGTCAACGAGACGAGCGCGGAGTGGGGCGAGGTGCGGGACGGTGCGACCCCGATTGAGATGGGGTTTCTCGTCTACAATCCGCAGGCCTACCCGATCGTCGTCTCCGAACTTGGCTACGAGATCACGATGAACGAGGTGACCGTTGGCGAGGGAGCCGTCGAGGAGACACACGTTATCGGGAGCGAGGAGACCGAGGAGGTCGACCTGCTGACCGAGATGAAGACCGAGAGCCTCGACGAGTGGTGGGTCAGCCACCTCGACGGGGAGCGAAACGGCCACCAGGTCTCCGAGCTCCGGATCGAGTTTTACGCCGTGATCGACCTCTCGGCGCTCGGCGGCGGCGAGGTCACCGTCCCGCTCGACACGCTGACCTACGAGGAGACGGTCGAGACCGATATCTTCGACGAGGGTCTCTCCCACGGGTCGGACGACGGAGGCGGAGACGACGGGAGGGAGGTGACGTCCGAGGACGGAGACGACGATCGGGCGGACGACGAGAGGGGTGACGACTCCGCGAGCGAGGAACGAACGGGTGACGACGGGCAGACGGGTGAGGGAAGTGACGAGGGAGCGACCGGCGAGGACGAGATCGACGACGGTGTCCTCCCGCTCTGATCCCGGGGAGAGCGAGAACGGATCAGACGATCGTGACGTGCTCGGACTCCTCGTTGAGCGAGAGGTTCGCCGCGATCTCGGCGTTTCGCATCGCGTACTGGGCGGTCTGCTGGAGGCTGACCAGTACCTCCCGGACGCGGAGAAGGTCCTCGTTGTCCATCTCGGGGAGGTCCGCGAGGATCTCGTCCTCGCGGTCGCTGATCTCGTGGAAGAGCCCGCGCACCTCGATCGTCATGTCGTAGTCGCGGGCGACCGCCGACTCGACCGCGAGACGTGTGATCTCGTCGACCTGGTCGGTGAACTCGCGGATCCGACGCATCGTCGCCGAGTCGACGTTGAGCGTGTGGCCCTCGGTCTCGAGGACGATCTCCGCGATGTCCTCGGCGTTGTCCGCGGTGAGCTCGAGGTTCTTCGCGATCGAACGGTAGCCGATCAGCGGGAAGCCCGAATCGAGGCCGACCGCGCGTGCGAGGTTCGGGTTCTGGTAGGCGGTGAAGATCAGGCGCAGGAGCAAGACGAAGATCTTGTTCGCCTGGCGTTCGCGGTTGAGCGCGCGCTGGGCGACCTCGGGGTTGCCGTGGGCGAGCGCCTTGACCGCCTCCTCGCGCATCGTACTGCCCGTGTTCTCGAGGCGTTCGAGGAGGTTGTCGAGCGTGAAGTCCTCCGGGTCGACCGAACACCGGATCGAGATCCGCTCGGGGGTCTCCTCGATCACGCCGAGGCCCATCAGCTGTGTCTCCGCCCGGTAGATCGCGTTGATGTGCTCTGAGGGCAGCGCCCCGTCGTGGCACTCGACGTAGATCACGCGACGCCCGAGGACGTATTGGGCGATGATCGCGCGTTCGAGCGAGTCGGCGTCGAGGTCGTCGGCGTGGATGATCGCCTCGACGTCCTCGGTCTGGGCCGACTCGGGCATCACGGTCAGGGTCCCCTTCCCACCCCGGCGGAGCGTCACCTCGTCACCCTTCTCGACGCCGTGTTCTTTCGCCCAGTCCGCCGGCAGCGTCATCGCGAGCGTCGACGGCCCGAGACGCTGCACCTTTCTCGTATCCATACGCGAGCGGTAGCCTTTACATGACCTTAAGGTTCACTCTCCGATCTTAATATATCACCGTCACACCAGCTGGACCATCCGGCGCTCGAACCTCCCTACCCTGACCCGCCACCAGCCGCGGAGTTCCTCGTCGAGCGCCGGATCACCCGTGTCCGCGCGCAGGACACCGATCGTGTCGAGCTTCGATCGGGAGGCGACGACCTCGACCTCGCAGCGTCGGATCACCTCCGGCGAGAG
This region of Halalkalicoccus sp. CGA53 genomic DNA includes:
- a CDS encoding LEA type 2 family protein, with product MSVLSVLGRKSLAIAIVTALFVGTIGAAALGLVGSPSVVGVENTFGPVTAEETTVESDLIVENPNPIGLGSGDLTLEYGIRMNEISMASGSREGLGLERGTTITEFETSLENERIPEWWVSHVEAGERTTLSIHADVYSSRLDRSAGTPTVEREIETDLIGSFDSTEPRPVEADSPLLSDPVAYVNETSAEWGEVRDGATPIEMGFLVYNPQAYPIVVSELGYEITMNEVTVGEGAVEETHVIGSEETEEVDLLTEMKTESLDEWWVSHLDGERNGHQVSELRIEFYAVIDLSALGGGEVTVPLDTLTYEETVETDIFDEGLSHGSDDGGGDDGREVTSEDGDDDRADDERGDDSASEERTGDDGQTGEGSDEGATGEDEIDDGVLPL
- a CDS encoding phosphate uptake regulator PhoU is translated as MDTRKVQRLGPSTLAMTLPADWAKEHGVEKGDEVTLRRGGKGTLTVMPESAQTEDVEAIIHADDLDADSLERAIIAQYVLGRRVIYVECHDGALPSEHINAIYRAETQLMGLGVIEETPERISIRCSVDPEDFTLDNLLERLENTGSTMREEAVKALAHGNPEVAQRALNRERQANKIFVLLLRLIFTAYQNPNLARAVGLDSGFPLIGYRSIAKNLELTADNAEDIAEIVLETEGHTLNVDSATMRRIREFTDQVDEITRLAVESAVARDYDMTIEVRGLFHEISDREDEILADLPEMDNEDLLRVREVLVSLQQTAQYAMRNAEIAANLSLNEESEHVTIV